The following coding sequences lie in one candidate division WOR-3 bacterium genomic window:
- a CDS encoding nitroreductase family protein has product MEAMECILTRRSIRKYIKKEISKEDLDKIMKAAMFAPSARNLRPWHFIVVDDRNTMEKMAGVHPYAKMLLEAPCVVVVCADESIQENAGYWAQDCSAALQNILLAANSLGIGSVWLGVHPREDRTKGISELFRLPEKIKPLGIVALGYPAEKPEQPKRFDPSRIHLNKWK; this is encoded by the coding sequence ATGGAAGCGATGGAATGCATCCTGACCAGGCGTAGCATCAGAAAATATATAAAAAAAGAGATTTCAAAGGAAGACTTGGACAAAATAATGAAAGCAGCTATGTTCGCACCTTCGGCGAGAAATCTGAGACCGTGGCATTTTATAGTTGTCGACGACAGGAATACTATGGAAAAAATGGCAGGAGTTCATCCATACGCGAAAATGCTGCTTGAGGCGCCTTGTGTCGTTGTTGTCTGCGCCGACGAGAGCATACAGGAAAACGCCGGATACTGGGCTCAGGACTGCTCGGCGGCTCTACAGAACATTCTTTTGGCGGCTAATTCTCTCGGTATAGGCTCGGTGTGGCTGGGAGTTCATCCGAGAGAAGACAGGACGAAAGGTATTTCGGAACTTTTCAGGCTTCCTGAAAAAATTAAACCTCTCGGAATAGTCGCTCTCGGTTATCCGGCCGAAAAACCCGAACAGCCAAAGAGATTCGACCCTTCGAGGATACACCTGAACAAGTGGAAATAA